A window of the Synechococcus sp. JA-3-3Ab genome harbors these coding sequences:
- a CDS encoding DUF7219 family protein gives MAESNPPPNKDEFISPRYPYWGEIKPQNLIFDANLQEFSNKVSLICSLETGGKITPEEAYRQIKELWKQLKQTKKAILDDPRWNEPPPELPEEE, from the coding sequence ATGGCAGAGTCAAACCCCCCTCCCAACAAAGATGAATTTATTTCCCCTCGCTATCCCTACTGGGGTGAGATAAAGCCGCAGAACTTAATTTTCGATGCCAATCTCCAAGAATTTAGCAATAAGGTGTCGCTGATTTGTAGCTTAGAAACGGGGGGCAAGATCACGCCGGAAGAGGCCTATCGCCAAATTAAAGAGCTGTGGAAACAGCTCAAACAGACCAAAAAAGCCATCCTTGACGATCCCAGGTGGAATGAACCTCCTCCCGAGTTACCGGAGGAAGAGTAG
- a CDS encoding carotenoid oxygenase family protein, with protein MVSVASRSYSTTDWQLGYRSLRQEYDYWATEIEGRIPERLQGTLFRNGPGKLEAGSQRYGHPFDGDGMVCAITFIDGRVHFRNRFVRTPEFEAEEKAGRVLYRGVFGTQKPGGWWANFLDLRFKNPANTNVIYQGGKLLALWEASAPYRLNPATLATEGSETFAGALAPNQPFTAHPRRDPATGDLMAFGVQTGPSSTLLFYRVDAQGRLVEKRDYRLPGFAFLHDFVWTPRYWIFFQNPVAFNPLPYMLGLQPAGTCLTLKKGEPTRIWLFPQQGEPLQLQTEPGFVFHFVNGYEVGDQVVVDAVLYEAYPALEPGADYLQIDFAQVPAGKLWRFELDPKAGKVKRELLLDRSVEFPAIHPARMGGSHRYIYIGATHAPGPNAPLQAILKLDTTTGRSEQYSFAPRGFVGEPVFIPDPEDAAEEAGWIVTVVFDAASQRSQVVILDASDLAAGPVARIPLRHHIPYGLHGSFTPQTWVEAR; from the coding sequence ATGGTCAGCGTCGCTTCCCGCTCCTACAGCACCACCGACTGGCAGTTGGGCTATCGCTCTTTACGCCAGGAGTATGACTATTGGGCGACGGAAATCGAGGGGCGGATCCCCGAAAGGCTGCAGGGAACCCTCTTCCGCAACGGGCCTGGCAAGCTGGAGGCGGGATCCCAGCGCTACGGCCATCCCTTCGACGGCGACGGCATGGTGTGTGCCATCACCTTTATTGACGGGCGGGTGCATTTCCGCAACCGGTTTGTGCGCACTCCCGAGTTTGAGGCCGAGGAGAAGGCGGGACGGGTGCTCTACCGCGGCGTATTCGGCACCCAGAAGCCGGGAGGCTGGTGGGCCAATTTCCTCGATCTGCGCTTCAAAAACCCCGCCAACACCAACGTTATCTACCAAGGCGGCAAGCTCCTGGCGCTTTGGGAGGCCAGCGCTCCCTATCGGCTCAACCCCGCCACCTTGGCCACCGAAGGGAGCGAGACCTTTGCCGGTGCCCTTGCCCCCAACCAGCCGTTTACGGCGCATCCCCGCCGGGATCCAGCCACGGGGGATCTCATGGCCTTTGGGGTGCAGACAGGACCTTCCTCCACGCTGCTGTTTTACCGCGTCGACGCCCAAGGAAGGCTGGTGGAAAAGCGGGACTACCGCCTGCCGGGTTTTGCCTTTCTGCACGACTTTGTCTGGACGCCCCGCTACTGGATCTTTTTCCAGAATCCGGTGGCCTTCAACCCCTTGCCCTATATGCTGGGCCTGCAGCCGGCGGGCACCTGCTTGACCCTAAAAAAAGGAGAGCCCACCCGCATTTGGCTATTTCCCCAACAGGGCGAGCCGCTGCAACTGCAAACGGAGCCGGGGTTTGTTTTCCACTTTGTCAACGGCTACGAGGTTGGGGATCAGGTGGTGGTGGATGCCGTTCTCTACGAAGCCTACCCTGCCCTGGAGCCAGGGGCTGACTACTTGCAAATTGACTTTGCCCAGGTGCCAGCCGGCAAGCTGTGGCGCTTTGAGCTGGATCCCAAGGCGGGCAAGGTTAAGCGGGAGCTACTGCTGGATCGCTCGGTGGAGTTTCCGGCTATCCATCCGGCCCGTATGGGGGGATCCCATCGCTACATCTACATTGGGGCTACCCATGCTCCCGGCCCCAACGCCCCCCTGCAGGCCATTCTCAAGTTGGACACGACAACAGGCCGCAGCGAGCAGTACAGCTTTGCCCCCCGCGGCTTTGTGGGAGAGCCGGTATTCATCCCCGATCCTGAGGACGCTGCAGAGGAAGCCGGCTGGATTGTAACAGTGGTCTTTGATGCCGCCAGTCAGCGCTCGCAGGTGGTGATCCTGGATGCCTCAGACCTGGCTGCCGGCCCGGTGGCGCGGATCCCCTTGCGGCATCACATTCCCTACGGCCTCCACGGCAGTTTCACCCCTCAGACATGGGTAGAGGCCAGATAG